GAGGACTTACTTCCTGTCCGTTTGCCTCGTCACGTTTCGTCTGTTTGTCAGCAAAAGTCACTTTCGTACCATGCATACCTACTATGGTTGGAGGCAACGTTTTGTACCATTTTCCTGTACCATTCTCCCACCATTTAAATGGCATTTCAGCAGGATTAATGGCCGTACAATCAAAGTTCCATAAGGTAAGATCGTCGAGATGATTGGGTAACTGCGACTTATCGCCACCCATACGCAACTGCATGAAACCACCCTTACAGCAGTCAAAGAGCGACGCGCGAGGCTGTGTAGCATGGCTTTCAAAGCAGTCGTCAGTACCCCAAGTGCAATTCCAGATAACGTTACCGATACTGTGTTTTGATATACCGCAAGCATGATACTGGCCCAAACCAGTGCGCTGATCGGCAAAGTTCTTGTCACTTGTCAAATAACCATGCGTGTTATCATAGACGTTGGCAATGAGTCCACGTGACGAACCCGCCATACGAACGGCTGAATGTCCACGGTTTCCGGTAATCTCAACATCGTAACATATCACGTTGGCACAGTCTTGGAAGGTGGCACATTCAGTGATGTTTTCAAATCTTACACGGCGCATCCATGAGTTGACAAGACGCACAAAGTTGATTGGTTTATAGGCTCCATCGTCCTGCCAAGAACCATGATGCTTGAATTTATCTTTGGCTTTACCACGGAAGGTGAGGTCTTCCACGCCCACACCCTCATGATGTTTGTATTCAATGACTTCCCACTCTTCGCCTGATTTGACAGCACGCATGATGGGTTCCTCAAAGGTAATGTCCGTTCCAGAAATGGATTTAATCTGATGATAGTCGATAACGGTGACACCACTCTGTGTGAGATTGGTCATTGTAGACTCGGGATTACGTCCTAAAAGCTCCTCTTTGATAACCTTTTCATCTTTATTTGGCTTCATTTTCAGACACACCCACTGCCCAACCTTTAGTTTTGAAGCATTGTCAACCGTAACTTTAAACGTACCTTTTGCAGCCGTTCCTTTTACCTTTGCATAGGTTTCAGGGGTACTTGTGCCGTTATTTCGAATGGAAAGCAGTGTCGGAGAACTGTACAATACCTTTTCGTTTGCAGGCAACATTGGCGCGTCCATCGTGAGAATAGTCTTATCGCGACCTGCACCTTTCAATATTACCTGTCCCATAACAAGGTTGAGACACACTGACTTCTTCTT
The nucleotide sequence above comes from Segatella oris. Encoded proteins:
- a CDS encoding DUF4955 domain-containing protein; translation: MKLSRKLWLLGCLLAATPLYAQQANTTAWNEFGTNSDKNVLLDFSYAGYKHGLSLPEENHSSYTTYDVTKYGAIPNDGKSDREALEKIITAIGKKANARAIIYFPEGEFILHTTADDVDDAKTGKKKSVCLNLVMGQVILKGAGRDKTILTMDAPMLPANEKVLYSSPTLLSIRNNGTSTPETYAKVKGTAAKGTFKVTVDNASKLKVGQWVCLKMKPNKDEKVIKEELLGRNPESTMTNLTQSGVTVIDYHQIKSISGTDITFEEPIMRAVKSGEEWEVIEYKHHEGVGVEDLTFRGKAKDKFKHHGSWQDDGAYKPINFVRLVNSWMRRVRFENITECATFQDCANVICYDVEITGNRGHSAVRMAGSSRGLIANVYDNTHGYLTSDKNFADQRTGLGQYHACGISKHSIGNVIWNCTWGTDDCFESHATQPRASLFDCCKGGFMQLRMGGDKSQLPNHLDDLTLWNFDCTAINPAEMPFKWWENGTGKWYKTLPPTIVGMHGTKVTFADKQTKRDEANGQEVSPRSLYAAQLKKRLGYLPDWVTELDAQAKEAKKTWDFTVMSTTDEDNLKKDTKWDDAANAGLNYYSNKQNIGSASGTKKPKFEEIKTYTTPLSANGKELEGMKGLHFGLYVNGVCKALGAGKFMICHDEAHRMLRLNARGIAIVIPNCKKGQTVVVHSKPTSRTAKNYFKTECNLDIKQGFAEPEDGALVQESIGTVKADGDVVLTSTNGLFLYDIILKDTAGKVIPTGLTKRFADNHKQQSGVPYNLQGQRVDRNYKGVVIQNGKKTIQK